A single region of the Chelmon rostratus isolate fCheRos1 chromosome 5, fCheRos1.pri, whole genome shotgun sequence genome encodes:
- the LOC121606725 gene encoding dynamin-1-like — protein sequence MGNRGMEELIPLVNRLQDAFASIGQNSSLDLPQIAVVGGQSAGKSSVLENFVGKDFLPRGSGIVTRRPLVLQLINCPTEYGEFLHCKGKKFTDFDEVRQEIEAETDRATGHNKGISPVPINLRVYSPNVLNLTLVDLPGMTKVPVGDQPADIEHQIRDMLMQFVTKDNCLLLAVSPANSDLANSDALKIAKEVDPQGLRTIGVITKLDLMDEGTDARDILENKLLPLRRGYIGVVNRSQKDIDGKKDITAALQAERKFFLSHPSYRHLADRMGTAHLQKVLNQQLTNHIRDTLPGLRSKLQSQLLSIEKEVEEYKNFRPDDPGRKTKALLQMVQQFAVDFEKRIEGSGDQVETYELSGGAKINRIFHERFPFELVKLESDEKTLRKEISYAIKNIHGIRTGLFTPDMAFETIVKRLIAQIKEPCQKCVDMVISELVNTVRQCTQKLAQYPMLREEMERIVTQHIRDRESRTKDQVMLLIDIELAYMNTNHEDFIGFANAQQKSSQMSKKKAAGNQDEIMVIRKGWLTINNIGIMKGGAKEYWFVLTAETLSWYKDDEEKEKKYMLPVDNLKLKDIEKSFMSSKHIFALFNTEHRNVYKDYRQLELASESQEEVDSWKASFLRAGVYPERTVDKEKVEVEEASGDGHIHSLDPQLERQVEIVRNLVDSYLSIIHRTVRDLIPKTIMHLMVNNTKEFIHSDLLAQLYSCGDQNTLMEESQEQAQHRDEMLKMYHALREGLSIIGDISTSTITTAMPPPVDDSWLQVTGMPSGRRSPMSSPTPQRRAPPGPPRPGGRAAPGPPSRPAVSPDPGPPPSVPSRPNRAPPPGVPSRPSKGSPAHGESPQSSIEG from the exons ATGGGGAACCGGGGCATGGAGGAGCTCATCCCGCTGGTGAACAGGCTCCAGGACGCCTTCGCCTCCATCGGCCAGAACTCGAGCCTGGACCTGCCGCAGATCGCGGTGGTGGGCGGGCAGAGCGCCGGGAAGAGCTCCGTGCTGGAGAACTTCGTGGGCAA AGACTTCCTCCCTCGTGGTTCAGGTATCGTCACTCGGCGCCCCCtggtgctgcagctgatcaACTGTCCAACAG AGTATGGAGAGTTCCTGCACTGTAAAGGGAAAAAGTTCACAGACTTTGATGAAGTTCGTCAAGAGATCGAAGCGGAAACTGATCGAGCCACCGGACACAACAAAGGGATCAGTCCAGTCCCCATAAACCTGCGAGTCTACTCACCCAacg tgttgaACCTGACTCTGGTGGACCTTCCCGGGATGACGAAGGTCCCGGTGGGGGACCAGCCGGCCGACATTGAGCACCAGATCAGAGACATGCTCATGCAGTTCGTCACCAAGGACAACTGCCTCCTATTGGCTGTTTCCCCGGCCAACTCTGACCTCGCCAACTCCGATGCTCTGAAAATTGCCAAGGAGGTCGACCCGCAAG GTCTGAGAACCATCGGCGTGATCACCAAACTGGACCTGATGGATGAAGGAACTGATGCCAGAGACATCCTGGAGAACAAACTGCTGCCTCTACGCAGAG GTTACATCGGGGTGGTGAACCGTAGTCAGAAGGACATCGATGGGAAGAAAGACATCACGGCAGCTCTGCAGGCTGAGAGGAAGTTTTTCCTGTCGCACCCTTCATACCGACACCTGGCCGACCGCATGGGCACCGCCCACCTGCAGAAAGTCCTCAACCAg CAACTGACCAACCACATCCGAGACACGTTACCAGGGTTACGCAGCAAACTGCAGAGCCAGCTGCTGTCCAttgagaaggaggtggaggagtatAAGAACTTCAGACCGGACGACCCGGGACGCAAGACCAAGGCCCTGCTGCA aatggtgcagcagtttgcagtgGACTTTGAGAAGCGGATCGAAGGATCTGGAGATCAGGTGGAAACCTACGAGCTGTCAGGAGGAGCGAAGATCAATCGAATCTTCCACGAACGCTTCCCCTTTGAACTGgtcaag ttggaGAGTGATGAGAAGACTCTTCGTAAAGAGATCAGCTACGCCATCAAGAATATCCATGGAATCAG GACGGGTCTGTTCACACCTGACATGGCGTTCGAGACGATCGTGAAGCGTCTGATCGCTCAGATCAAAGAACCGTGTCAGAAATGTGTCGACATGGTGATCAGTGAGCTGGTCAACACCGTCCGTCAGTGTACACAGaag TTGGCTCAGTATCCGATGctcagagaggagatggagagaatcGTCACTCAGCACATCAGAGACCGAGAAAGTCGCACCAAAGACCAG gtGATGTTGCTGATTGACATTGAGTTGGCCTACATGAACACAAACCACGAAGACTTCATCGGCTTTGCAAA tgctCAGCAGAAGAGCAGTCAGATGAGCAAGAAGAAGGCAGCGGGAAACCAG gaTGAGATCATG gtgatcCGGAAAGGCTGGCTGACCATCAACAACATTGGCATCATGAAAGGAGGAGCTAAAGAGTACTGGTTTGTCCTGACTGCTGAGACCCTGTCCTGGTACAAGGATGAtgag gagaaggagaagaagtaCATGCTCCCTGTGGACAACCTGAAACTCAAAGACATCGAGAAGAGCTTCATGTCCAGCAAACACATCTTTGCCCTGTTCAACACTgaacacag GAACGTATACAAAGACTACCGTCAGCTGGAGTTGGCCAGTGAGTctcaggaggaggtggacagCTGGAAGGCTTCTTTCCTACGAGCTGGAGTGTACCCTGAACGCACCGTG GATAAAGAGAAG gtggaggtggaggaggcaaGCGGAGACGGCCACATCCACAGTCTGGACCCTCAGCTGGAGCGACAGGTGGAGATTGTCAGGAACCTGGTGGACTCGTACCTGTCCATCATCCACCGCACTGTCAGAGACCTCATCCCGAAGACCATCATGCACCTGATGGTCAACAAT ACGAAGGAGTTCATCCACTCTGACCTGCTGGCTCAACTTTACTCCTGTGGAGACCAGAATACCCTGATGGAGGAGTCCCAGGaacag GCTCAGCACCGTGatgagatgttgaagatgtACCACGCTCTACGTGAAGGCCTCAGCATCATCGGTGACATCAGcacctccaccatcaccacGGCGATGCCGCCGCCTGTCGACGACTCTTGGCTGCAGGTGACGGGGATGCCCTCTGGACGCAG GTCTCCTATGTCCAGTCCGACCCCTCAGCGTCGGGCCCCTCCTGGACCTCCTCGCCCAGGCGGTCGTGCAGCTCCCGGCCCTCCATCTCGCCCCGCGGTGTCACCTGACCCTGGACCCCCACCCTCCGTTCCCTCCCGACCCAACAGAGCGCCCCCGCCCGGAGTCCCCAG